The Humulus lupulus chromosome 4, drHumLupu1.1, whole genome shotgun sequence genome has a window encoding:
- the LOC133831490 gene encoding putative disease resistance protein RGA1 isoform X1 has translation MQLRLLNLSSNGGLLSIPDSTSGLSNLQTLILNYCSKLQKLPRDIGKLINLRHLEISGCDKLEYVPCGLGELINLQTLSKYVLMKREKSIPRHGGELKELMRLNNLRGELEVINLSHEKDVVAGYGSAELKDKKYLRSLTLKWDSHVEINNLEVIVGYEMSMEGLQPHENVLELRLKYYGGVKLSSWLSSLTNLVNLTLKDCKKCEYLVPLNQLHCLKVLALRRLESLEYISNNNCNEDLSGSTKSLLPSLQKLELIELPNLKRWWRDIVISGEEEDKHMSLPCFPSLSELYITNCLKLTCMPLYPHLEHLTLTNNSLKPLEETLRMKMSSSATSSFSPLSKLKTLRLTNIEGLECLPEWFESLTSLNHLCIKRCPKLKDMCPGILRLSSLRNLWISNCEGLADMLNGDDAIMWKALNGRLHSLLLWSLPNIVTVLPKSIKHLTSLQRLEVCFSQGLTTIPEWIDNLKSLKQLEFDDCPNLTSFPEGIRSLTTLNSLSIIRCPTLLKRCKREVGEDWDKISHIQNLDLYPNPNEEENENASEEAGERKGCNLFLNKFRVTLERMHDHEGYRSNEMIQRKI, from the exons ATGCAATTGAGACTCTTGAATCTTTCTTCGAATGGTGGTTTATTGTCAATACCAGATTCAACTAGTGGTTTGTCGAATTTGCAAACATTGATACTCAATTATTGCTCAAAGCTCCAAAAATTGCCTAGAGATATTGGGAAACTCATCAATCTTAGGCACTTGGAAATTTCTGGTTGTGATAAATTGGAGTATGTGCCATGTGGATTGGGCGAGCTAATTAATCTTCAGACATTATCGAAGTACGTGCTGATGAAGAGAGAGAAATCTATCCCAAGGCATGGTGGTGAGCTAAAAGAATTGATGAGGCTGAACAACTTGAGAGGGGAATTGGAAGTTATAAATTTGAGCCATGAGAAAGATGTGGTAGCAGGGTATGGGAGTGCAGAATTAAAGGATAAAAAATATCTTCGATCTCTGACATTGAAGTGGGATTCTCatgttgaaattaataatttAGAAGTCATTGTTGGTTATGAAATGTCAATGGAAGGCCTTCAGCCACACGAAAATGTTCTAGAACTGAGGTTAAAATATTATGGGGGTGTCAAGCTCTCCAGCTGGCTCTCATCACTTACAAACTTGGTCAACTTAACTTTGAAGGATTGCAAGAAATGTGAGTATCTAGTTCCATTGAATCAACTCCATTGTCTCAAGGTTTTGGCACTTCGGAGGTTGGAGTCTTTAGAGTACATATCCAACAATAATTGCAATGAAGACTTATCTGGGTCAACAAAATCATTACTGCCATCTCTACAGAAACTTGAGTTGATTGAGTTGCCTAATCTAAAGAGATGGTGGAGAGACATTGTAATTAGTGGTGAAGAAGAAGACAAACACATGTCCTTGCCTTGCTTCCCTTCTCTTTCTGAATTATATATAACTAATTGTCTTAAGCTGACTTGCATGCCACTTTACCCACATTTGGAACATCTGACTTTGACGAACAACAGCTTGAAGCCATTGGAAGAGACATTAAGAATGAAGATGAGCAGTAGCGCTACATCTTCTTTCTCTCCTCTCTCCAAATTGAAAACACTACGTCTAACTAACATTGAGGGTCTAGAATGTCTTCCGGAATGGTTCGAGAGCCTTACTTCTCTCAATCACTTGTGTATTAAGAGGTGCCCTAAATTGAAGGATATGTGTCCAGGGATTCTACGTCTCTCGTCACTTCGAAATCTGTGGATTTCAAATTGCGAGGGGTTAGCAGACATGCTTAATGGTGATGATGCCATTATGTGGAAAGCCCTAAATGGAAGACTCCACTCGCTACTACTATGGTCGTTGCCAAATATAGTGACTGTTCTTCCTAAGAGTATCAAACATCTTACAAGTCTGCAACGTCTTGAAGTTTGTTTCTCTCAAGGTTTGACAACAATTCCAGAGTGGATCGACAACCTCAAATCGCTTAAGCAACTTGAGTTTGATGATTGCCCCAATCTGACATCATTCCCTGAAGGAATTCGAAGCCTCACCACTTTAAACTCACTGTCCATTATCAGATGTCCCACGTTATTGAAGAGATGCAAAAGGGAAGTAGGTGAAGATTGGGATAAGATTTCTCATATACAAAACTTGGACTTGTATCCAAATCCCAATGAAGAAGAAAATGAG AATGCATCGGAAGAGGCGGGCGAGAGAAAGGGATGCAACCTCTTCTTGAACAAGTTTAGG GTTACTTTGGAGAGGATGCATGACCATGAGGGCTATAGAAGCAATGAGATGATCCAAAGAAAAATATGA
- the LOC133831490 gene encoding putative disease resistance protein RGA1 isoform X2 produces MQLRLLNLSSNGGLLSIPDSTSGLSNLQTLILNYCSKLQKLPRDIGKLINLRHLEISGCDKLEYVPCGLGELINLQTLSKYVLMKREKSIPRHGGELKELMRLNNLRGELEVINLSHEKDVVAGYGSAELKDKKYLRSLTLKWDSHVEINNLEVIVGYEMSMEGLQPHENVLELRLKYYGGVKLSSWLSSLTNLVNLTLKDCKKCEYLVPLNQLHCLKVLALRRLESLEYISNNNCNEDLSGSTKSLLPSLQKLELIELPNLKRWWRDIVISGEEEDKHMSLPCFPSLSELYITNCLKLTCMPLYPHLEHLTLTNNSLKPLEETLRMKMSSSATSSFSPLSKLKTLRLTNIEGLECLPEWFESLTSLNHLCIKRCPKLKDMCPGILRLSSLRNLWISNCEGLADMLNGDDAIMWKALNGRLHSLLLWSLPNIVTVLPKSIKHLTSLQRLEVCFSQGLTTIPEWIDNLKSLKQLEFDDCPNLTSFPEGIRSLTTLNSLSIIRCPTLLKRCKREVGEDWDKISHIQNLDLYPNPNEEENENASEEAGERKGCNLFLNKFRVCNIMNTTNQG; encoded by the exons ATGCAATTGAGACTCTTGAATCTTTCTTCGAATGGTGGTTTATTGTCAATACCAGATTCAACTAGTGGTTTGTCGAATTTGCAAACATTGATACTCAATTATTGCTCAAAGCTCCAAAAATTGCCTAGAGATATTGGGAAACTCATCAATCTTAGGCACTTGGAAATTTCTGGTTGTGATAAATTGGAGTATGTGCCATGTGGATTGGGCGAGCTAATTAATCTTCAGACATTATCGAAGTACGTGCTGATGAAGAGAGAGAAATCTATCCCAAGGCATGGTGGTGAGCTAAAAGAATTGATGAGGCTGAACAACTTGAGAGGGGAATTGGAAGTTATAAATTTGAGCCATGAGAAAGATGTGGTAGCAGGGTATGGGAGTGCAGAATTAAAGGATAAAAAATATCTTCGATCTCTGACATTGAAGTGGGATTCTCatgttgaaattaataatttAGAAGTCATTGTTGGTTATGAAATGTCAATGGAAGGCCTTCAGCCACACGAAAATGTTCTAGAACTGAGGTTAAAATATTATGGGGGTGTCAAGCTCTCCAGCTGGCTCTCATCACTTACAAACTTGGTCAACTTAACTTTGAAGGATTGCAAGAAATGTGAGTATCTAGTTCCATTGAATCAACTCCATTGTCTCAAGGTTTTGGCACTTCGGAGGTTGGAGTCTTTAGAGTACATATCCAACAATAATTGCAATGAAGACTTATCTGGGTCAACAAAATCATTACTGCCATCTCTACAGAAACTTGAGTTGATTGAGTTGCCTAATCTAAAGAGATGGTGGAGAGACATTGTAATTAGTGGTGAAGAAGAAGACAAACACATGTCCTTGCCTTGCTTCCCTTCTCTTTCTGAATTATATATAACTAATTGTCTTAAGCTGACTTGCATGCCACTTTACCCACATTTGGAACATCTGACTTTGACGAACAACAGCTTGAAGCCATTGGAAGAGACATTAAGAATGAAGATGAGCAGTAGCGCTACATCTTCTTTCTCTCCTCTCTCCAAATTGAAAACACTACGTCTAACTAACATTGAGGGTCTAGAATGTCTTCCGGAATGGTTCGAGAGCCTTACTTCTCTCAATCACTTGTGTATTAAGAGGTGCCCTAAATTGAAGGATATGTGTCCAGGGATTCTACGTCTCTCGTCACTTCGAAATCTGTGGATTTCAAATTGCGAGGGGTTAGCAGACATGCTTAATGGTGATGATGCCATTATGTGGAAAGCCCTAAATGGAAGACTCCACTCGCTACTACTATGGTCGTTGCCAAATATAGTGACTGTTCTTCCTAAGAGTATCAAACATCTTACAAGTCTGCAACGTCTTGAAGTTTGTTTCTCTCAAGGTTTGACAACAATTCCAGAGTGGATCGACAACCTCAAATCGCTTAAGCAACTTGAGTTTGATGATTGCCCCAATCTGACATCATTCCCTGAAGGAATTCGAAGCCTCACCACTTTAAACTCACTGTCCATTATCAGATGTCCCACGTTATTGAAGAGATGCAAAAGGGAAGTAGGTGAAGATTGGGATAAGATTTCTCATATACAAAACTTGGACTTGTATCCAAATCCCAATGAAGAAGAAAATGAG AATGCATCGGAAGAGGCGGGCGAGAGAAAGGGATGCAACCTCTTCTTGAACAAGTTTAGGGTATGCAATATTATGAATACAACAAATCAAGGATAG
- the LOC133831489 gene encoding disease resistance protein RGA2-like — protein MAELILSPIVDKIIGRLGSDAVKQISLVWGVNDELDQLNETISTIKAVLLDAEKKQSHNNQVNNWLHRLGNAVLEADDLMDEVNTEALRRQLRMSPNPMANQVCTFFSGSNQLAFRFKMSRRIEGIKKKLADISKDRNFFLDEGHGETPSVRRARDTCSRLPHQGVIGREEDKSIIINKFLLESCEESVSVIAIVGIGGLGKTTLAQSVFNDEQVQKHFETKIWVCVSDDFDLKLIIKSIIESAKGDSSLGDMRMEPLQKKLQEVLGSKRFLLVLDDIWEKNHNKLSELKNLIISDANVGSRVVVTTRFEDIAQFIATKQQPYRLGVLDEVQSWSLFKSMAFEDGSHELENSSIVKIGKEIVERCKGIPLAIKTIGNLLYGKSKESEWSSFNKEFSKISEQQEDDILPTLRLSYDHLASHLKLCFAYCSIFPKDYEIEVKGLVSLWMAQGFLKLSDPSQDQCLEDVGYDWFMNLLEGSFFQDVKVDKCGIIKRCKMHDLMHDLAVQVAGGECATFVISNGQANIKETTHHVSFISHTYSKSEILASLAHAKKIRTILHFFALKDQTFCDAIISSSKFIRCLGLNNSMMKLVSNSIGKLKHLRYLDLSLNSRLKILPNSITNLLNLQTLKLNLRQTLKLKRY, from the exons ATGGCTGAGTTGATCCTCTCTCCAATTGTTGACAAAATCATTGGGCGTTTGGGATCTGATGCTGTGAAACAGATCTCTCTGGTTTGGGGTGTCAACGATGAGCTCGATCAGCTCAATGAAACCATTTCAACTATCAAAGCAGTGCTTCTCGATGCCGAGAAGAAGCAGTCCCACAACAACCAAGTCAACAACTGGCTCCACAGGCTGGGCAATGCAGTTCTTGAAGCCGACGACTTGATGGACGAGGTCAACACTGAAGCTCTACGACGCCAACTCAGGATGTCTCCAAACCCAATGGCCAACCAG GTATGCACTTTCTTTTCCGGCTCCAACCAACTTGCTTTTCGGTTCAAGATGAGTCGTAGAATCGAAGGCATCAAGAAAAAACTGGCTGACATTTCCAAGGATAGAAACTTCTTTTTGGACGAAGGACATGGAGAGACTCCGAGTGTTAGGAGAGCAAGAGATACTTGCTCGCGTTTGCCTCATCAAGGTGTTATTGGGAGGGAAGAGGATAAATCGATTATCATAAATAAGTTTTTGTTGGAGAGTTGTGAAGAGAGTGTGTCAGTGATCGCCATTGTAGGAATAGGTGGGTTAGGAAAAACCACTCTTGCTCAAAGCGTTTTTAATGATGAGCAAGTTCAAAAACATTTTGAGACAAAGATTTGGGTGTGTGTGTCTGATGATTTTGACTTGAAACTAATTATTAAAAGTATCATTGAGTCTGCAAAAGGTGATAGTAGTTTGGGAGACATGAGAATGGAACCATTGCAAAAGAAGCTTCAAGAAGTACTTGGTAGTAAGCGGTTTCTTCTTGTACTAGATGATATATGGGAGAAAAACCATAATAAGTTGTCGGAGttgaaaaatttaataataagtgATGCAAATGTTGGGAGTAGAGTTGTAGTAACTACTCGCTTTGAAGACATTGCTCAATTTATAGCTACCAAACAACAACCCTATCGATTGGGGGTTCTTGATGAAGTTCAATCTTGGTCTCTATTTAAGTCAATGGCTTTTGAAGATGGATCACATGAGCTAGAAAATTCCAGCATTGTGAAGATTGGAAAGGAGATTGTGGAAAGGTGCAAAGGAATCCCCCTAGCCATTAAAACAATAGGAAATCTATTATATGGTAAAAGTAAGGAATCAGAGTGGTCTTCCTTTAATAAGGAATTTTCAAAAATATCAGAACAACAAGAGGATGATATCTTACCCACCCTTAGATTGAGTTATGATCATCTTGCCTCCCATTTGAAACTTTGTTTTGCCTATTGTAGTATATTTCCTAAAGACTACGAAATTGAGGTGAAAGGTTTAGTTAGCCTTTGGATGGCACAAGGATTTCTTAAGCTCTCAGATCCAAGTCAAGATCAATGTTTGGAGGATGTGGGTTATGACTGGTTTATGAATTTGTTGGAAGGATCATTCTTTCAAGATGTTAAAGTAGATAAATGTGGTATTATAAAAAGATGCAAAATGCATGATCTTATGCATGATCTTGCAGTTCAAGTAGCAGGAGGAGAATGTGCTACTTTTGTAATTTCAAATGGCCAAGCAAATATCAAGGAAACTACTCATCACGTGTCCTTTATAAGTCATACTTACTCCAAAAGTGAAATTTTAGCTTCGTTGGCTCATGCCAAAAAGATTCGAACAATTCTTCACTTTTTTGCTTTGAAGGACCAGACATTTTGCGATGCAATTATATCAAGCTCTAAGTTCATACGTTGTTTGGGTCTGAATAATTCAATGATGAAGTTAGTATCAAATTCTATTGGGAAGTTGAAACACTTAAGGTATTTGGATCTCTCATTGAATTCTAGGCTCAAGATACTTCCCAATTCAATTACTAATTTGCTGAATTTGCAAACACTGAAACTCAATCTTAGGCAAACACTGAAACTCAAGAGATATTGA
- the LOC133831492 gene encoding nuclear pore complex protein NUP93A-like, with protein sequence MLLGTRGAGEEGQLSRFLNDENSRKKFLLEAAHQCQEAGLYDKSIEIQKRIGAFSMALDTINKCLSEAICAISRGRLDGESRTSGLIHSGNEIMEAYKYHPEVSPQERENVTEQQMVLRQLEAILSVRKLVKVGHYIDALREVARLPFLPLDPRTPDIAADVFQNLSPHVQACVPDLLRVALTCLDNVTDSDGSLRALRAKIASFIATNSSRNWPRDLYEKIARSL encoded by the exons ATGTTACTTGGTACAAGAGGTGCGGGAGAAGAAGGTCAATTGAGCCGGTTTTTGAACGATGAGAATTCGAGAAAGAAATTCTTACTTGAAGCTGCTCACCAGTGTCAGGAAGCTGGATTATATGACAAG TCTATTGAAATTCAAAAAAGAATTGGGGCATTCTCAATGGCATTGGATACAATTAACAAGTGTCTCTCTGAAGCAATATGTGCCATCTCACGTGGTAGATTGGATGGTGAAAGCCGGACCTCTGGCCTCATTCATTCTGGAAATGAGATCATGGAGGCATACAAATATCACCCTGAAGTCAG TCCTCAAGAAAGAGAGAATGTTACAGAACAGCAGATGGTGTTAAGACAACTGGAGGCAATACTCTCAGTTCGCAAGTTGGTTAAAGTGGGTCACTATATTGATGCTCTAAGGGAGGTTGCAAGACTTCCATTTCTTCCTCTGGATCCAAGAACTCCAGATATTGCAGCTGATGTGTTTCAGAACTTATCTCCTCATGTCCAAGCTTGTGTTCCAGACCTTCTCAGAGTTGCCCTTACTTGTCTCGATAATGTGACAGATTCTGATGGATCGCTCCGGGCCTTGAGGGCAAAG ATTGCATCTTTTATTGCGACTAATTCGAGTAGGAATTGGCCTCGCGACTTGTATGAAAAGATTGCAAGAAGCTTATGA